Proteins encoded by one window of Simiduia curdlanivorans:
- a CDS encoding phasin family protein — protein MFEQLTEQFQSAMKPANNLMAVNIQTFEKLTQHNTALLSGVVNDTMAYTKGLSGQKDVNTYMEGSKSFLEGLQEKFTSAAKDVYGILSEAQEQTAETYKDLFAQSVPAAKAAPKSAPKAS, from the coding sequence ATGTTTGAACAACTTACCGAGCAGTTCCAGTCCGCGATGAAGCCCGCCAACAACCTGATGGCGGTTAACATTCAGACCTTCGAAAAATTGACTCAGCACAACACCGCGCTGCTGAGCGGTGTGGTCAACGACACCATGGCTTACACCAAGGGTTTGAGTGGCCAGAAAGATGTGAACACCTATATGGAAGGCAGTAAAAGCTTCCTCGAAGGCTTGCAGGAAAAGTTCACCAGTGCCGCTAAAGATGTCTATGGCATCTTGTCTGAGGCGCAAGAGCAAACCGCTGAAACCTACAAAGACTTATTCGCGCAAAGTGTACCGGCTGCAAAAGCGGCACCGAAAAGCGCTCCTAAGGCTAGTTAG
- the phaC gene encoding class I poly(R)-hydroxyalkanoic acid synthase: MTVDYASMVSRLTQQVALHMQDNAQHLSRMVEHGGVKVSVEPSQLMQLQCDLFSRQTQLCNAMITALTEHKPLPEITQATDDPRFTDDAWHEQPAYSFLRQNYLLNAQMLEKQLDALQFGSAADAAHWRFYTRQLINAIAPSNFPWSNPDVMRDAVQEQGESLQRGFNNLLADLQRSPLETLKVNQVDGRGFTLGENIACTPGKVVFRNQLFELLQYAPQSDTVYKTPLLLIPPFINKFYILDLNQKKSLVNWLVGQGFSVFMVSWVNPGEQHRKLGFTDYLRDGAACAIDLVRNLCGVKKIHAAGYCVGGTLLASTQAWLKAQGQDKLASLTLLTTLLDFSEPGDLGHYLYPPLLESLEPMIEARGLLDGRVLATSFNFLRENDLYWPNFINNYLKGKTPPAFDLLVWNSDSTHLTEQIFQTYVKGFYHHNPLAGGTPLTVDGVALNLAAIDTPAYCLGAEKDHIVLWQAAFNSARLLAGATRFVQAGSGHIAGVINPPSQDKYGFRAGALASSLPEWEAGAEAQPGSWWQDWRTWLLAQDSRECPARTPGTAQYPALAEAPGDYVRVTV; this comes from the coding sequence ATGACGGTGGATTACGCATCGATGGTGAGTAGGCTAACTCAGCAAGTCGCCTTGCATATGCAAGATAACGCGCAGCATTTAAGTCGTATGGTTGAACACGGCGGCGTTAAAGTCTCGGTAGAGCCGAGCCAGCTGATGCAGTTGCAATGCGATCTATTTAGCCGCCAAACGCAACTGTGCAATGCCATGATCACGGCGCTTACTGAGCACAAGCCGCTACCGGAAATTACTCAGGCGACCGACGACCCACGCTTTACTGACGATGCCTGGCACGAGCAACCGGCTTATAGTTTCCTGCGGCAAAATTATTTACTCAATGCGCAGATGTTAGAGAAGCAGTTAGATGCACTGCAATTCGGTAGTGCCGCCGATGCCGCCCACTGGCGCTTTTATACCCGGCAGCTCATTAATGCCATTGCGCCGTCAAATTTTCCTTGGAGCAATCCCGATGTCATGCGCGATGCAGTACAGGAGCAAGGTGAAAGTTTACAGCGCGGCTTCAACAATTTATTGGCTGACTTACAGCGTAGCCCGTTAGAGACCCTGAAAGTTAATCAGGTAGACGGCCGAGGTTTTACCCTAGGCGAAAATATTGCCTGTACGCCTGGCAAGGTGGTCTTTCGCAATCAATTGTTTGAGCTGCTCCAGTATGCGCCGCAATCGGATACAGTGTATAAAACCCCTTTGCTGTTGATCCCGCCCTTTATCAATAAATTTTATATCCTGGATTTGAACCAGAAAAAATCGCTGGTTAATTGGTTGGTCGGGCAGGGCTTTAGCGTGTTTATGGTGTCTTGGGTTAACCCGGGGGAGCAGCACCGCAAGCTAGGCTTTACTGACTACCTGCGCGACGGTGCTGCCTGCGCCATCGATTTGGTGCGTAACCTGTGTGGCGTTAAAAAAATTCATGCGGCTGGTTATTGCGTGGGCGGCACCTTATTGGCGAGCACCCAGGCTTGGCTAAAAGCGCAGGGGCAAGACAAGCTAGCATCGCTGACCTTATTAACAACGCTGTTGGATTTTTCCGAGCCTGGAGACCTTGGCCATTACCTCTACCCGCCATTGCTCGAATCCCTTGAGCCGATGATAGAAGCGCGCGGCCTGCTGGATGGCAGGGTGCTGGCCACTAGCTTTAACTTCCTGCGCGAAAATGATCTCTACTGGCCGAACTTTATTAACAATTATTTAAAGGGAAAAACGCCACCGGCCTTTGATTTGCTGGTTTGGAACAGCGATTCAACCCATTTAACAGAACAAATTTTTCAAACGTATGTAAAAGGCTTCTATCACCACAACCCACTTGCCGGTGGTACGCCGTTGACGGTGGATGGGGTGGCGTTAAATTTGGCCGCTATCGATACACCGGCCTATTGCTTGGGCGCCGAAAAAGATCACATTGTGCTTTGGCAGGCCGCCTTCAATAGCGCGCGTCTATTGGCTGGGGCAACCCGGTTTGTGCAGGCGGGCTCTGGCCACATAGCCGGCGTTATTAACCCACCCAGTCAAGACAAGTATGGATTTCGCGCTGGGGCGCTCGCTAGCAGCTTGCCTGAATGGGAGGCGGGTGCCGAGGCTCAGCCCGGCTCCTGGTGGCAGGATTGGCGGACTTGGCTGCTGGCGCAAGACAGCCGCGAATGTCCGGCGCGCACGCCAGGTACAGCGCAATATCCGGCGCTGGCCGAGGCTCCGGGTGATTACGTGCGAGTGACTGTCTAG
- the phaR gene encoding polyhydroxyalkanoate synthesis repressor PhaR, producing MIIVKKYPNRRLYNTSSSQYINLDDIKLMINSHQDFRVLDSKTEADVTKGLLLQIIAEQEATDQQSLLTNTLLKQLIRFYDSDMQAYVRQYLEMSLAHFMEQQGSLDAVMKQMVSSTPMGLFNQFMSQSNPFWPSPEKPKKKPDSTEED from the coding sequence GTGATTATCGTTAAAAAGTACCCGAATCGACGGTTGTACAACACCAGTAGCAGCCAGTACATCAACCTTGACGATATCAAGCTGATGATCAACAGCCACCAAGATTTTCGCGTGCTGGATTCGAAGACAGAGGCCGATGTTACCAAGGGGCTGTTGCTGCAGATTATTGCCGAGCAGGAGGCGACGGATCAGCAGTCGCTCTTGACCAACACCCTGCTAAAGCAGCTGATTCGCTTCTACGACAGCGATATGCAGGCCTATGTGCGGCAGTACTTGGAGATGAGCCTAGCTCATTTTATGGAGCAGCAGGGTAGCCTAGATGCGGTAATGAAGCAGATGGTAAGTTCGACGCCCATGGGGTTGTTTAATCAGTTCATGAGCCAGAGCAACCCGTTTTGGCCGAGTCCCGAAAAGCCCAAAAAGAAGCCGGATTCCACTGAAGAAGATTGA